In the Apteryx mantelli isolate bAptMan1 chromosome 1, bAptMan1.hap1, whole genome shotgun sequence genome, one interval contains:
- the TEX52 gene encoding LOW QUALITY PROTEIN: testis-expressed protein 52 (The sequence of the model RefSeq protein was modified relative to this genomic sequence to represent the inferred CDS: inserted 1 base in 1 codon; deleted 1 base in 1 codon; substituted 1 base at 1 genomic stop codon) encodes MFCTLGGREKNSRSTFQEAIAELHRVVPRIAAEPGFSLGPYHQLAITRPSCTETKIKVHQKLRSAWEDDGQLHVWGYNNXLDVMRLPRLFPRRPGVPYDSNIWRWIIALKTYWASHFSAPTPSFMNGNTYLKFIRECVVFVNQRNKKXAVVQAQKGLDTYEQLEVRSVCQAAPLGSKGHISLPEGFKQ; translated from the exons ATGTTTTGCACTCTTGGAGGCAGGGAGAAAAACAGTAGGAGCACCTTCCAAGAGGCAATAGCAGAGTTGCACAGAGTTGTGCCCAGAATTGCAGCAGAG CCAGGATTCTCCTTGGGACCTTATCATCAACTGGCCATCACAAGACCATCATGCACAGAAACCAAGATTAAAGTCCATCAGAAACTGCGCTCAGCCTGGGAAGATGATGGCCAACTG CATGTCTGGGGTTACAACAACTGACTAGATGTGATGAGACTGCCACGGCTTTTTCCTAGAAGGCCGGGTGTACCTTATGACAGCAACATATGGCGATGGATTATAGCACTTAAGACCTACTGGGCATCCCACTTCTCTGCCCCTACTCCTTCTTTCATGAATGGGAATACCTACCTGAAGTTCATCAGGGAGTGTGTTGTGTTTGTGAACCAGAGAAATAAGA TAGCAGTGGTGCAAGCACAGAAAGGATTAGACACATATGAGCAACTGGAGGTGAGGAGTGTATGCCAAGCTGCCCCTCTAGGGAGCAAAGGACACATCTCACTTCCTGAGGGCTTTAAACAGTAA